The genomic interval CAGCAGATTAGTATTTTCGACCTTACTTCCCTTGTACTTACCAATGGACTTTGccaaaggggaaaaaaacctTACTTTCCACTGGTTGATATAGTTCCAGAAGCTACGATCAACATACGTATATGGTGTGTTTACCTCTTATCGAATTTACAATATGCGCCAACCGGCTGTTGTTGAGCAAACAGCCAGATGTGATACAAACTAGAATTATCCTTTGCTTGCAATTCAATCCTTAATATGGTGAAGAAACACTTAATAATTACTCACTTTTGCAGCGCACACATTGCTTGAAAAGTCCCCAAATAAACTCTCCACAACAATCGCACCATGTAGGATTTCGTAGTTGATGTTGAATAAACGTATGTCCTCTCCCGACATGTCTAACTAGCGCTTTCTCGTCGCTAACATTTTCCGTGGTCACAGATCGTTTTATGGTGCTTCGTTTCTTAGGTCCTTTCCTATTGACAAAGTTCGAGATGAAATCTTTCACTGGATTACTTGCAGTATGTTTCTCTCCGGGCATATGAGGTACAGATATGGCGCGATTTCTGTCCCGAACATCGTTCGCCATGTGAGATTTGATTTGAGCACGTTTTCTATCTAGAGAGTTGGGATCTCGAGGTTTCGTTGCTTCGTTCGAGAACACATCGTCACTTTCCATTTCAAAACCAGTTGATCGTGTTAACAAATAAAGCAAGGCAAACAAACCTCTTTCAAAAATGAGCAACAATCTCGAAGTTAACCACTCGAGGATTCTATTCTTGGGCAAATTACGATTGCCGTTCTGCAATTCAGTTCGCATAGGGGCCTATGATAAAACAACTCGAATGGAAGACTTGTTTACGGTTGTCACACACATCCTGAAACTGAAACCAGGCTTTCAGCTCGCTAACCGCCATATTCGTCTAGGGTGAAAGATGATCTCTCCTAGCCAAAGGGGTATGCGTcattaaacaaataacaaatctAATTCTTTCTGGGTGGGGAGGCTAGGGACTCCCATAATTTTCGTGAAACAGTTTGGGAATTAAAACTTAGAACGTGAACTGAATCCTTTTTCtgaatatttgttgttgttgttgttttttaacagAGTTTAGAGGGCCGAAAGCTAGCGGTGGAAGACTTTTATTTtcgaatgaaaattaattaaaattggTAACCCACTAGTAGAGAAAACTAAGGCCTACTGCGtgcgtaaaaccgcggtttggaTTCGACCTCGCGTAAGTAACCGGTCCGTGGTTTTCAAGAGGtaaattttgtgaaatatcCGTAAACTATGAATGGAAATTGATAGATCGAGAACAGTTCTTCTAGAGAATTTCAGTTTGataaatttcgaaaaaaattatgtagatTTTAGTTGTGACATTTTGATTTCTCTTTTCCGAGAATTAGCGTTTCGATTGGCAAGGCAGCTAAGGCGAAACAAGTCATTTGCGAAAAATACTGAACTTAATGACGACGAAGGAagccaaattaaaaatgaaaaagagaaaaagaaaagaaaagaatgacaGGGTCGAGTTCGACTATCTTGGTCGGGCTGTGAGCAACCGCCTATTCACAGGTGCTATCCCACTACTGTTTGACGCGGGAGCTTTTGCCTGCTGTGTTTCCACCCTGGGCCGGTTCGCTCCTCTTTAACCAACCTGGAGAACTCAGATTCCTCTGTGTTCACCATATTGACGCCAAACTTAGCGCGGACACCCAATCTACATAGAACGACTACCCCCAGGAATCCCGCCCTCAAGCCATTCAGCGACCCCAGCCTCCAAGCAGCTGGATTACAGACGTGCGCCACTACGCCCGGCTGATGAAATGAGCACAAATTTATGGTGTCAATGGTGGTGAGCCTCGACTGCCCGCCGGAAGTAAAAGTGCtcacttgaaaatattttgcttgcATTTATTCGCTAAATTCTCAATTTTAATCTGTGAAACAGAAAGATAACTTTAAATATGGAGTTAAATGATCatttaagtaaaaaagtaaTCGCGATAGTTAATTGaaatttatcttatttgttGGGCCCCTTTTCCGACGGAAGTCGAAGCTTCAtaatcaataaaattaaaaagttggATCGGACTCATAAAATGGACAAAGGAACAAATCTCGGCCGACTGTGACACTTCTCTTTCATGAAAGGCTGTCTGTCTGTTGAGCAAAGAGATTGATCGAGGAGGCCATGGTTGAGGAAAAGCCCTAGTTTACACATTTGCTTGCTGACTGTTTTCCTATTCCAAAAGCTTCTAATGTAGTTTGCcgttgagtaaaaaaaaaagggaaaataataaATGTCAACGATTTCTATTCAGGATAAAGCATCGATCatttgctttaaaataaaattgagccTATGAACTTATTTAGATATTAGAATTGTGCTAGTTTGACGGTTTAGTTATAGTTAGCAGAGAGGATACGTCCAAACTTGCCAAATAAAGATTTAaggaagtaaaataaataaataaataacgcAAAGCGAATCGAGCATCTCAGATGCTTGAATTGGCTGAGCATAACTTAATTTCGATGTGAAGACGAACCtttggaacaaattttttttaaactagaTTGAATAACGCATTTGGTAACGTTGTAATAAGGAGAAAGTGTACGCCATCACAAGGCATGGAATACTCAGTCATTTCTGTCACGCACTCAATAACCAAACACGCTCCCTTGAAAACTCCcccttttaatttaaaatcatttaagtCTTgatatttctaaaatataaaatactaCGACAACGagtaatgtttctttttcttttattggtTAAGCCTTTTGTTATCCAATAAAGGTGAAATGAACATGAAATCTAATTTCCTCTGATAATCCAATTAAACACTCTAATTGTACTTGGTTGGTTACAATTATGTTTACTAGTACTATCTATGAAAATCAATCACTGCTTTTTTCTAGCGAAATAATTCTggaaatattttgcaataaaatattgtaaCCCTTtgatacacacacacacatcaATAGACCTAccctccatacatttcctaaaatGCTAACCAGGAAAATTTGTGCagaaatcaagagctttttcagtGGTGAACATCTCCTTTATTCCCCGCTGTGCCCGAAAGATATTGTTTTAGTATTCTGACCGATTGGTCTTATTTCAAAGCCCTAAATCCTCGGTCTCACTGTAGGCTTCCCTGCAGGAATCCCCTGCACATGTCGCTAGATCCACCAGGCGAGAGTGTTTTTTTGCTAGAAATTTCGGAGCAACTTTTTTGACGATATTCGTCAGTTGATCAGGATCTTTCTTGATATCGTACAGCTCCACAAAGGCCTGCATTGGAATACACGAAAAACAACAACGTTTGAAAACTCAGAGAAAGAATCGAgaagagaaagataaaaaagccTGGAAAGCATTCAATGGGAAGAAATTCGCGCGGAAACACGCCACAGAACAGTGCGCAGGAAAACAAACAATCGGTGGAAAGCGCTGGAAATCGAAATCGTGAACCGAGCAACAGGTTTTAAGTTCTTGCATATAACTTCATGCCTAAACCTataacaagaaataaaaatggagtGACTGCACACCCGTGTCGTTCCTAGTGTCCCTTAGACAAACCCATTGTAGTACGTGTTTATCTGTTCTTTGTTAAAAGTTACCTCTTTGTCGTTAAACTCACAGTACATCATATCCTCCGACGAGCTTAGAGAACGGACACAAGAATACGTGTTGTTCCAGGCGTCTTCGCACACACAGTTGGGCCAACAAcactaaagaagaaaacaaaatggaaagtATAAAGGGGGTATATAGAAGAATGATTGTTCCTTTTATTCCGTTCACCCCCTTCTCACCGAGCCTCTTCCCTCCTTTAGAGGCCTGGCTACGCAGGCTACGGCTTTCTGATCAATTATTCATTTTGCATTGGTAGAATGAAGGAAACACGTAATTGAAGCTCAAGATACATTCTAATAAACTCAGTAGTCGTATAGTTATAAAAGGCAACTGTTATTCTGCTTAACGTCAAACTTTTATGCCTCAAATTCTGTTGTATGCATCAAGGGCAATTACTTGCATAGACTTTTATTACTGGTATCTGCACACAGTCACCGTGGAAGGGAGACCATGAAAACTATAAGTGCCAATGAGGTGGGACCCTGAacctaccgtgtaactgtaactgaaatgtaggaccgcttggccgtggaaggtcaGGGTATGTGACTTAGACAGAGCTAATCTCGTATCCAGATCCTACTGTGTAACTGTAACTGTAACTATTACCACATGGCAGTAGAAGGTCTGGATACTAGACTTAACAGAGCCTTATGAAAGGAATCTGGCAAATTAAAATTCTGCGACGAGTTACATACCGACACACCAGGAGAAAGCTGCGGACAGCCCCCAATCTTAAGATCTCCTTCACCAAAGTGTTGAACAAGAAAGTCCGTGCGCCAATTTGCGTTTCCCTGAATAGAAACAAAGTGCAACACTTTTCACAAATGGAAGCTATACCATGAAGGAGAAAtggcaaaattaattttcagagGGTGAATGAGAGAAGGAGATCGAAATTTGTCCAATTTGAGGGTTTAAAAGCGTCTTACTTTGTTAGCGAAACACCGATTtcttacaaggaaaaaaaacgtgCAATAAACGAAAGAGAACTAAAAATGGtggtcaataattttttttgaccCGGTTTAGAATTGCGAAAAGTGCGGTATAGATGTGTGAAACAGTGATTGtacttttttgcttttcaaaaactcACCCCTTTGTGGCTGCTCTCACCATCTGCCTTCTAAAATTGAAGAACAAAAGTGATTATCGACTTATCTTTTCGGCAAATAGACAAACAGAATTTTTACCAAGCTACTTGTAACTTAAACTGAACTGCTAGTAGAACAACACAGAAAGAGTAAGAGAGATATACAAACTACTTGAAGGTCTGTTACAAGTTAAAACTTTCAACAAGAGTTACACTGTGCCCAACAGGTAACCCTCTGTATAAAATTACTATACGCTGTCTGCCTAGAACAGCATCGACTGCGACGAAACGCCAAGCTATGAAAACGTTTGGAGTTAAAAGCTGagattaaataacaaaaaaaaggaaatatcccTTGCTAAAAAGGCCTAGTGGATCAGACTGTGTCATGCTGTAGGAAAACAGGATGCCCTAAGGAATTCTTCCTtccacaaaaatattttccatttgattttGCGCCCAGAATTTTCGGTTCAATGGAAAGCGCGCTTCCGTAGAACCGCATTTCGGTTTTCAACACGACTGACCATGTTACGTGTATAATTAAGTTCGTTGAAACGTTTTTCTTTCGGCAAACGCTACTGCGGGCAATTTTTAGCTGAACTATCCTCAAGCACTAATAACGCACCAAGAGAGGGAGAATCGATCGTCCGTCCATGGACTCAGGGGCTTTCCCGCCAGCTAGCTCCACAATAGTTGGTGCTATGTCAATATTGAGAATAGGACTCtgcaaaatgtaaaacaaaattggtGAACGCTTAGTTTGAATAATTCCAGAGGGCTACACGATCATCTTCATAGTAACTATGTCACTACTCTGCTTGCCaagaagaaaacataaaaactaaaatattgaCAAAAAGTTCAATATTTCTTTGTATTTTAGGGCCATGCCCACATTGTGAGACTCTCATAACTATaagggggtgagtttctaaagaaactgtggccCATCCAGCCTGATTGTATCACTGTTTCCTTCGCATGGAGCGACTAGTAGTATTACCACTCCcacctggatgggatgccagtccattgcGAGGTTActccccagcatttcatcagacTTCCCTGACATTTGACCAGTAACATTAATATTTCTGGTTGGAGAGAGGCATAGTGTTTGCCCAAGGTCACAACATATTTACCCGAGTACCCGGCTaagtctcgaacccagacctctcggCCCTGAGTCCAGCGCACTTTGTATGTCATCAGGTCATCATGGATGTGTTCCGAGACCGACCACTAACAGCTAAACTTAACGTCTCTCGTCCGAACAGTCACTCTACTCGATCAACGGATTTTTTTCGGTAAGAACCACCATTACGTTTCGACATTTCACCGCCGGTATCACTTCTTTTAAAGGACGCAATGATCGTAACCGCACTTTATTCTTAGAATGACATTTTCACCTGTGATGTTTTGTTAGCCGTCACTCCAGGACCACGGATCATGAAGGGAACGCGTACATCAAATTCGTACAGCTGCCGCTTGTCTTGTGGAAGAGAAAACTGACCTAAACAAGCAAATGGTGTGCAGTTATGACTAGTGCTTTGTTAAAAAGTTGCCTACACTGATGCTTACACTGACTGACTGCTTACACTGACTGTTACACTGACGCTCACACGGAAAATTTAAGTACATGATAACTTGAGTCCATTATAAACTTccttttttccagttttctgtgACTAAATTTAATTCAGGTGAACATGTTTTAACTAATCACGCTTCGCTGGTGTGATTGCAGCATAAGATGATCACACCTTCCCATACAAGTAATAGTCACTTGTGGGTAATGACTATTTGAATTTTGTTATGTGTATCGTCATATTTACCCAGATGAAACCCATTATCTGATGAAAATATGATATAAGTATTCTCCAAGTGTTTCCCCTTGTCCAATGCCTGAACGACTTGGTCAACAAGATCATCCACTGATAACAAAGTACGCCACCTTAAAACACAATTTTAGAATGGATCAGTTGATACAAAGCagcaaactttctttttcatattCTGAGATTTCTCTATCCTTAGGGTCAGCTTAAAAAACACACATCTTGTCTGCTTCTATAGGATGTCCAGTACCAAGAAATTCTTATTTGGGGGGatgtaattaaatttttccaaacctgTTTCTGAAGATAGAATCTGAGGCATTGATGGATGAATCCTTCATTGGATGTGGAGTGTTTCTGATCAGCCAGTGCTTGGTCTTAAAATGACGACAAGAAAAaggaatataaaaattattgcagGTGTGCAAATTTAGGGAAGCCTGCATTTCAGTGTCTTAATGTAATAGCTTGTTGTACAATGTACTGTGTGAGCTGGGTCTGTGAGCAGATGACATGACACATGTTCCATGTGTCTGTTCCAACTGCTTCACTGAGTCAGCAAGGTAATCTCTTGTGTTGCCTGCTTGGGACTGCCTGCTATGATTCTGAAGAGATAAATTGCTTGTACAAGTAATTCTGGTTGGTGTGTGCAACAGGTCTGCTTTGTAACAATATCTGAAAAATATCCTCTGGTAGTTTTCAAATGAAATGGGTACATTTTGAAAGCAGCATAACAAATACAATAAAGACAAGTAAAGGACATGAATCTATTTTGAAACCCTTGGGTATAATATTTTTGCCATATTACAGAGTaagtttcaataaaatttccaaggtaatctgggattgcttttgatttgtttccctttactttgctctgtgatttgTTGGGAAAACTTGTGCCAGTATCaacctcaaccaatcagattttaaattaaaactaattGTGACTTGGTCACTCAGGTGTTCCCATGTGATATTATTCTTTGCTTCGATTGGCTGTTATTATTAGCTTGGTTTTCAATTTACCACATGTAATTATGATGCCCTCATAATCCTTTATGGTCAATATATTGCAATGCAGTCTTAATTTTGGATGATCAAGATAGCTGGAAATTGGCTGCTTCATCTTCTCTTTATCATGAACTTTGACTTtttctcagtccataaaaagaAAGCTTGGCCATTACCTCTTGGAAATTATGTGAACAAATGAACATGGCTCTACTTACAGGTCCACCTGCTGTGTTAAAGCTCTTTGTCCTTGGTGCCTTACTTGTATTAAAATTATCCTTGTACTGAGGTGCAGGTGTGAAAGGGGCATGGCAGGCAGGGGTGGCAACCATCATAAAGAAAGGGGGTGATGCTTCTGACTGCTCATTTATGAAACTGACTGCATGTTCTTTCTGAGAAGAAGAAACATCAATTTTGAAAGATGAAATACCACTttgcatattctcaatactgatctctatacatttccaaagttgctgtcaaggagaatttgtttaacaatcaagaacttcttaagttggtgatcatttcccttattctcctGATATCGTGATcaaggagtgatattgtaagtataaattagatgctagtcactcttaggagacAAACAGTTAATACATATTAATGTTCAAGCTAAGCTTGTAAAgaattaatgttttaaaaaatcaagtAATTTGACAGGCTTATTCATATTCAACCAAGTGATTGTTATGGTAGTAAACTTCAACATATAATTTTACCTCAGTAGTCTCATGTATTTTAATGCTGTTTGTTTAAAGCTTACCAAAATATCTGTGAGATAGTCAGAGGCATAAGTATCTCCATGTTTCTCTGGATTCCCATTCACTGACAATGTATAGTTGTAGTACCTGGAGTTACCTACAAGTCCAACCCATTCATCCCAACCTGGGGGAACATGTTCAGGCCCCCCTACTTGCGGCATCCCGTATTGATTCAGGTACTTCCCACCGAAGAATGTTCGATAACCGAGCTTTTTCACGTAGGTGCTGACTGAGTGCTTCTCTGGCCCCTGTTGCCATCCAGGACTTGAACAACCTCCTGATATGGAGTTGTTTCTGGCACGATGATTGTGTATATACTGTCCAGTCAGAATACTTGATCGGCTCGGACAACAGAGAGGACTTGTCACAAACTGccggcaaaagaaaaagatgttaACCTCTTGCaacttgaccctttaactcccaagagtgaccaagacagaatttctccttacaatatcaatacaatatcaatcagataagtgatgagaatagagaaaaatataaatttgggaataattagttgatccaatactaaattctcagaactaacattataagaattgtgtagttgacagtaaggagaatcacaaatttgatctggaagttaaagggtttagatCAGTAAGCTTATTCTCTACTCTGTTTGCaacacatttcctaatgtgctaacaaggagaatttgtttagcaatcaatagcttctttcaTCAgcgattattttcttttctcttgtgaccttaacgtttgattctgtggtgatattgtaaggaagcTGAAAGGATTAAACATAAACCACAAGCAAGGGCAAAATAAGAAATTGTGTCATTTCTGAGGCTTCAAACCTTAACAGTTCTCATTGTTGTGGTTGGATGCTCTACTGACTTTGCCACCAAGAACTTATTGGCAGGTGGAAATCAGCTGTCacatcatcattaaaaaaaaaactacttagGTCTCACTGTATGGGAGTGTAGAAGTAACTTACCATGTTGTCAAATTTTACACCATGCTGACCGATCAGTGTCTCAGCTTTCTTCAAAGGAGTCTATCAAAGTggtacaaataaaaaatgctcaaaagagaatttctccttacaatattgttacagtatcaagcagactagtgatgagaatgaacaaaagtatcaattaggggattaacAGTTGATCCAACagcaaattctctgaactttcATCACGCGAATTGTATgatagacagtaaggagaattactaatgagatcttgaaagtgaaagaaTTCAGATCGATAGCCTCACCATAAATGTCACAAGTGAATTTAAAGGCTAAAGTTTATAATTGTGAAAATTGgttgaattttgaaaatatttacactGCTCACTTATACCTGTAAGAAGTAGGtcaattttaaaagaacagaGTGGAATATTAAACGGCAATGATTTTGATTCGGGTTGATCGTCTACAATCACGGAAAGAACTAGAGGgcttattctttttttcagttgtaacAGAAATAGATATTTACATTCCTTCGATCGTCGTCGATCATATCGAATCAAAACTGAAGTGCTGGAATAAGCTGCGATTTCTAAATGAATGCTACTTACAAGTCCTCCTAGCACAACATCTTGATCATCTGTAAGGATAAACACGATGTTTGGTTTACTCGTCGAACTAGTACTAGCGATGGAACAGCCGGAACATAGCACGAGAAACAGTAAAATAGGATTCTGCCTCAGGGccattttgatttaaaaccaagACTAAGAGATCTCTGGTCTGCTAACGTCTCTGAAAAATTGATCCTTTTCTTGACGGATTCATGTGAACGTCTCGTGAGCCACCTCAacttttgttgtctttttgaCCCGGCTCACATTTCTGCGCGAGGGACTGTTGCAGAGTTGAAGCTAACGCAATCAAAGTCACGCTAGTCACGCTTGGTATAGTTACACAGCAATCATTTTTGCTCACTCGCGCGAGAAAAAGGCGccattgaatttgaaaatactAGCTTTTTGtgagaagaaaattaaaaaaaaattcgctgtGTTGTATCATGTCTGCTCACTGACCGAAGTATTTTTCTCCAAGGCTCTACTTCCACGAAGAAAATTGATAAAGTCACGCTGATCGGAGCGTTTTACAATATTTAAGCATTATTTTAGCGTTATTTTAGCATACGCCGTTTCTTAGGAACCTTCCTTGCCTCGACAAGTATGTAAAGTATATAATGGGTGATGTGCATTGATATGCCTTGTAATGAGCTAAGGCCTTCGAAGCTTGAATAAGTATAGAGGTTTCAAATCAACTTGGGGTTGCGTTTCTGCAAGAGAAAATGTCTCTTTAAGAGAAGAACATGGGACAAATAGGGAAAATCAGGGCGTTGGGCAGGTTACGTCAAtttcacttgtatttttttatctGGGGGCGAAAAAAAAGACCCGCGATCGAAGAAAAATCCTTGCGAAATTTAAACACGCAACGGAAGCAATAAGGTGTACGGGATATATGTATATTCATTATTCTACTGCATAAAGTAGGGTCAAAGTAACGCGCGAATAGAGtgcaaatatcctgcgatattgttcGGTTATTTGGACTGTTCGTTATTTCgtacttttaaaaaaacctgtttaaccagtcggctgcgcgcgGCTCTGATGCGTTGTTTTTCCCGCCTTAcgagaaatgaacagaaagacttagaagaaaaaaaaagcacggttggataataaataacttatttgacgttttggtgtgtagtatcgctgaatA from Pocillopora verrucosa isolate sample1 chromosome 14, ASM3666991v2, whole genome shotgun sequence carries:
- the LOC131782403 gene encoding N-acetylglucosamine-6-sulfatase — its product is MALRQNPILLFLVLCSGCSIASTSSTSKPNIVFILTDDQDVVLGGLTPLKKAETLIGQHGVKFDNMFVTSPLCCPSRSSILTGQYIHNHRARNNSISGGCSSPGWQQGPEKHSVSTYVKKLGYRTFFGGKYLNQYGMPQVGGPEHVPPGWDEWVGLVGNSRYYNYTLSVNGNPEKHGDTYASDYLTDILKEHAVSFINEQSEASPPFFMMVATPACHAPFTPAPQYKDNFNTSKAPRTKSFNTAGGPTKHWLIRNTPHPMKDSSINASDSIFRNRWRTLLSVDDLVDQVVQALDKGKHLENTYIIFSSDNGFHLGQFSLPQDKRQLYEFDVRVPFMIRGPGVTANKTSQSPILNIDIAPTIVELAGGKAPESMDGRSILPLLKADGESSHKGGNANWRTDFLVQHFGEGDLKIGGCPQLSPGVSCCWPNCVCEDAWNNTYSCVRSLSSSEDMMYCEFNDKEAFVELYDIKKDPDQLTNIVKKVAPKFLAKKHSRLVDLATCAGDSCREAYSETEDLGL